TTCGGGATGGCGCAAAATCACCACATCGGCACCGGCCAACAGAAGGTCCACGGCGGTGATGGTTTCCATCATCACGGCGCGGGTCTTTTGATCGCCCAATTGGGGGGCTTCGTCATTGGTCTGGTTGGCTTCTTTGGTCTTCCATACTTCCTCGCCCACGTTGCAAATGAGAGGCTGCAGAAGCTTTTCGTCGCCTTGAGTGAGAGCCGCTTGAGTGATGCGTTCCATCACCGAATAGGTGTATTCCAGCCCGTAGCCAAGACTGCCCGTGGTGGGATCCATGACGATTTTTTCTTCTTTGACGCCCAGATTGCCCAAGAGAATATTCAGCTGCTTGGCCAAGTTCACGTCAATGGGGGTGGAAGCGACTACCGTGTGCTTGTAGCCCAAGCAGGCTGCCGCGATCTGCTTGTAGTCCCCTTCCTCCACCGGTGCCATGGCCAGATTTTTTCCGGCGCATTGCTCTGCCAGCAGCCGCATGACTTGCGAATCCTTTTCATGGTTGGCCACACCCCAGACCACCACCGGCACATCCACAGCATCGACGATCTTTTTCACCACCGCGGCCACTTCTTCGGCCGGTTTATTGTCGGCATTGGGATCTGCACTCTTGGTCTGAACCGCTAGGATTTCCGCCCCGTATTCCTGAACGCACTTCTTCGCCCAGGCCACCGGGTCTCCAAGAACATCCTTGAACGGCTCCTTTGCCACTTCCGACCATTCGTCGTTGGGATCCTTGTCCCAAACCTCCATGGCAATCCTCGGGGGATGAGGCATCTGCCCCTCAAAGGTGTAAAACGGAAAAGCTGATCGCCCGCCGATGACCACGGCCTTGTCGCCGGCGCCCAAGGTCACCTCACGAATGCTTCCGGTATACTTTTGCTGTACAGGTTGGAATGCCAAGGTCGTCCCTCCTTTCAGTGCTTGTGCCTTTTTTCATTTTACAGCTCAGCCCATTATGCCTTTCGAGATCTTTTGCGGAAACCTCCTTTTTTGATCAAGATTTTCCAATGGAAAAACGGGTTCAGTTTGGCATAAAAAACTGCAGGGCACGCGATATGATCAATGCCAAAGAGGCTTTTCCGCGCCATCGCTCCCTCTGCAGCTCATAGCCATGATGACCATCCCAGCCGGTATCGATGCTTGGTTTCGAGGAAGGCTCACGTGTCAAGGCGATGCGCCGATAATCAAAGCAGCTCCACGCCACTTATGAGCACGCTACCTATGAGACACCTATGCATATAAGATCCCCTATGGCTTGTCAACTCGTTTCACTGGCCAAACCCCTTGAATCCACGGAAGCCTTCACGCATTTTGGGAAAGTTTATCGGCTCAGACCTGCCCACAGCGTGTTCCCACAAAAGCTTGCCACCATAGCCCGTGGCCGCAGCTGTCCTGAGAACCCCGCCCCTTGTGAGCCCACTCGAGCAGCCCACGCGCAGAGATCTCGGATGAAGCTCCCTAGAAACAGGTAGGCACCATCAGGTGCTTGCGAGCCTGACGGCGCGTACGAATCACCGGGTCATGTTTTTGGGTTCTCTTTTCCGGGACCACGCGAATGGCTTGGCCTCGCCATTCCAGCCGGTAGGTATTGTAAGGGCTGTTGAGGACTCCATGGTCGACGGGCAAGCGGTAGGAAAGGAAGTGTTCGATCAGGGAAGGGGACCAGCGGCGCGGAAAATATCGCCAAGGGTCAAATTCATAATACCCCTCCATGAGCAGGGATCGCACCACCACATGGCGAGGCGGGGAGGGAATAGCCTTCATGAGCCGCCTTTTGATCAGGGCCTGCAGCCAAGCCGGGGCATCTTCCACAACCACCTGGGTGG
The sequence above is a segment of the Desulfosoma caldarium genome. Coding sequences within it:
- a CDS encoding acetyl-CoA decarbonylase/synthase complex subunit delta, whose amino-acid sequence is MAFQPVQQKYTGSIREVTLGAGDKAVVIGGRSAFPFYTFEGQMPHPPRIAMEVWDKDPNDEWSEVAKEPFKDVLGDPVAWAKKCVQEYGAEILAVQTKSADPNADNKPAEEVAAVVKKIVDAVDVPVVVWGVANHEKDSQVMRLLAEQCAGKNLAMAPVEEGDYKQIAAACLGYKHTVVASTPIDVNLAKQLNILLGNLGVKEEKIVMDPTTGSLGYGLEYTYSVMERITQAALTQGDEKLLQPLICNVGEEVWKTKEANQTNDEAPQLGDQKTRAVMMETITAVDLLLAGADVVILRHPESVALVKGFIQKMS